From the genome of Lentisphaera araneosa HTCC2155, one region includes:
- a CDS encoding PVC-type heme-binding CxxCH protein, whose protein sequence is MFNLKILTLVFLGCNMLSGTEKSDKTAFPQPFNTELTPNKVMPAEEAATGIRMPPGFHATSFASEPAVQQPISMTSDSRGRLWVVENYTYGQGRFLDVGLDKLRDRILILEDTDNDGRHDKRTVFWDGGQKLTSIVLGRGGVWVLALPELLFIPDANGDDIPDGEPEVILDGFNFKKGAHTVANGLRWGPDNWLYGRQGIMPYSKVGKPGSPDQERTPLNVGIWRYHPEREVFEIVARGTTNPWGMDWDEHGELFFINTVIGHLWHVIPGARYRRMMGLDSDPRIYGVIEQTADHVHWAVEEDWTDVRAGVTGATMEAGGGHAHTGLLFYQGSQWPKEWNGRLLTMNFHGRRFNVEHVERKGTGYVAHHGEDNFFFSDPWFRGIDLIPAPDGGIFVSDWSDTGECHDHDGVHRLSGRIYKISYGASEPLKFSDLKSLANKELAQLALSNNVWQERMSRQILADRAADGQEMSLAMAHLQKSLGADGAETTQRLRALWALHAINATTWDQLLALLDAEPESIRAWALRLLEDGSHNSEVWRKNFLSLAKNRLGRMAAAEASGLVRVTLASLLQKLPLKLRPALAEPLLARQEDADDHNQPVMLWCGIYETADLNDGRFESLILDASFPLIQRWGARLLTEEIDRHPERIARLLTKVSERKDAVSQKAILDGLADGLSGRKKVEKPSSWDLLVSRISESADEEVQYRLHTLGAVFGDGLAISGLREIALNPKNSLMQRQPALKALVDAQIPGLREVCEQVLKVEGLTLTAVRGLALFKDPAIAKLLVDSWPSFTGKIRRPITRTLITRSTWVPYLLDGLEKGTIKTTQFRAYEIRQIRSLGDPRITQRFNELMNLEPPKAGSKEGSEDFAKWRKTLTPDTLAKADIVKGKALFNVLCTACHKMNGAGGEIGPDLTGAARDNLEYLLGNILTPSAVVAKDYQQVTVKLKDGRVLGGTEQTSSKNVFRLKTVSAVMNIDRAEILDVKRSQTSMMPPGLLNSLSEEQVRDLIAFLMRK, encoded by the coding sequence ATGTTTAATTTAAAAATTCTAACTCTCGTATTTCTTGGGTGCAATATGCTCAGCGGCACCGAAAAAAGCGATAAGACGGCCTTTCCTCAACCGTTTAATACCGAGCTGACCCCGAACAAGGTGATGCCTGCTGAGGAGGCTGCTACGGGAATTCGCATGCCGCCCGGTTTTCATGCCACTAGCTTTGCTTCGGAGCCGGCCGTACAACAACCGATTTCCATGACAAGCGATTCGCGGGGGCGACTTTGGGTGGTTGAAAACTATACCTACGGGCAAGGTCGCTTTCTGGATGTTGGTTTAGATAAACTCCGTGATCGCATTCTGATTTTAGAGGATACAGACAATGATGGCCGTCATGACAAGCGAACTGTTTTCTGGGACGGGGGGCAAAAGTTAACTAGCATTGTTCTTGGCCGGGGTGGCGTTTGGGTTTTGGCTTTGCCGGAATTGCTTTTTATCCCCGATGCCAACGGTGACGACATTCCCGATGGCGAACCCGAGGTAATCCTCGATGGCTTTAATTTTAAGAAAGGTGCTCATACTGTGGCAAATGGGCTGCGCTGGGGCCCCGATAACTGGCTTTACGGACGGCAAGGGATTATGCCGTACTCAAAGGTGGGGAAACCGGGTTCTCCCGACCAAGAGCGCACGCCTTTGAATGTCGGTATTTGGCGTTATCATCCGGAAAGGGAAGTCTTTGAAATCGTGGCACGGGGAACAACTAATCCCTGGGGTATGGATTGGGACGAGCATGGAGAACTATTTTTCATCAACACCGTAATTGGTCATCTCTGGCATGTCATTCCTGGCGCCCGCTACCGGCGCATGATGGGTCTGGATTCCGATCCACGTATCTATGGGGTCATCGAGCAGACCGCTGACCACGTTCATTGGGCCGTCGAGGAGGACTGGACCGATGTACGTGCGGGCGTGACGGGTGCGACTATGGAAGCTGGAGGAGGCCATGCCCACACTGGCTTACTTTTTTATCAGGGTTCCCAGTGGCCAAAGGAATGGAATGGTCGATTGTTGACGATGAACTTCCATGGCCGGCGTTTCAACGTAGAACATGTGGAGCGCAAAGGGACCGGTTATGTGGCTCATCATGGCGAGGATAATTTCTTTTTTTCGGACCCTTGGTTTCGGGGTATTGACCTGATTCCCGCCCCGGATGGCGGAATCTTCGTCAGTGATTGGAGCGACACAGGCGAATGTCACGATCACGATGGCGTTCATCGCCTGAGCGGTCGCATTTACAAGATTAGCTACGGAGCCTCTGAGCCCTTGAAATTTTCAGACCTCAAAAGTCTCGCTAATAAGGAACTCGCTCAACTGGCGCTCTCAAACAACGTTTGGCAGGAACGCATGAGCCGGCAGATTCTCGCCGACCGGGCTGCGGATGGCCAAGAAATGAGCTTGGCTATGGCCCACTTGCAAAAGTCTCTGGGCGCAGATGGTGCTGAAACGACGCAGCGCTTACGGGCGCTTTGGGCGCTCCATGCGATAAACGCTACGACCTGGGATCAATTGCTAGCCTTGCTCGATGCCGAGCCTGAATCCATTCGCGCCTGGGCACTCCGTTTGCTGGAAGACGGCAGTCATAATTCCGAAGTATGGCGAAAAAATTTCCTGAGCCTTGCAAAGAATCGCCTGGGCCGCATGGCGGCAGCTGAAGCGAGTGGGCTTGTCCGCGTTACCTTGGCCTCGCTCTTACAAAAGCTTCCTTTGAAGCTGCGGCCGGCGCTGGCAGAGCCCTTGCTTGCGCGACAAGAGGATGCCGACGACCACAATCAACCCGTTATGCTTTGGTGCGGAATTTATGAAACCGCCGATCTCAATGATGGCCGTTTCGAGAGCTTAATCCTCGATGCCTCATTTCCACTGATTCAGCGCTGGGGCGCTCGTCTACTCACGGAGGAAATCGATCGCCACCCAGAGCGTATTGCCCGGCTACTGACAAAAGTTTCCGAGCGGAAAGACGCCGTAAGTCAAAAGGCAATTCTCGATGGTCTCGCCGATGGACTTAGCGGCCGAAAAAAAGTTGAGAAACCATCTTCTTGGGATTTGCTTGTCTCCCGTATTAGCGAGAGTGCTGATGAGGAGGTTCAATACCGCTTGCATACCTTGGGGGCCGTTTTTGGTGATGGACTGGCGATTAGTGGGTTGCGTGAGATTGCCTTAAATCCAAAGAACTCGCTTATGCAGCGGCAGCCGGCCCTGAAGGCCTTGGTTGATGCTCAGATACCTGGCCTTCGGGAAGTCTGCGAACAAGTCCTTAAAGTTGAAGGCCTTACTCTTACAGCGGTCCGGGGACTCGCTTTGTTTAAGGATCCCGCTATAGCCAAGCTGCTCGTCGATAGTTGGCCTAGTTTTACGGGAAAAATCCGCAGACCAATAACGCGGACTTTGATAACGCGCTCGACATGGGTGCCTTATCTGCTCGATGGACTGGAGAAAGGAACCATCAAGACAACTCAGTTTCGTGCCTATGAGATTCGCCAAATTCGCAGTTTAGGGGATCCTCGAATCACCCAGCGCTTCAACGAATTGATGAACTTGGAACCACCAAAGGCAGGGTCTAAAGAAGGATCTGAAGATTTCGCCAAGTGGCGAAAGACCCTTACGCCGGATACCTTGGCTAAAGCGGATATCGTCAAGGGTAAAGCCCTATTTAATGTACTTTGCACGGCTTGTCACAAAATGAATGGCGCCGGAGGAGAGATCGGTCCGGATCTTACGGGTGCCGCCCGCGATAACTTGGAGTATTTACTGGGAAATATATTAACACCCAGCGCCGTGGTCGCGAAAGATTATCAGCAAGTTACTGTGAAACTCAAGGATGGGCGCGTTCTCGGTGGAACCGAGCAAACGAGTTCCAAAAATGTGTTCCGCTTGAAAACCGTGAGCGCTGTAATGAATATCGATCGCGCTGAGATTTTAGATGTGAAAAGATCTCAAACTTCCATGATGCCTCCGGGGCTTCTTAATTCTCTCAGTGAAGAACAGGTCCGAGATTTAATAGCCTTTCTGATGCGGAAGTAA